Within Campylobacter jejuni, the genomic segment CCTCAAAATTATTTTAATGAAGTTGAACAAGCTGCCTTTAGTCCAAGCAATATCGTTCCTGGAATTGGCTTTAGCCCTGATAAAATGTTGCAAGCTAGAATTTTTTCATATCCTGATGCACAAAGATATAGAATAGGAACTAATTATCATCTTTTGCCCGTAAATCGTGCAAAAAGCGAAGTGAATACTTACAATGTCGCTGGTGCTATGAATTTTGATAGTTATAAAAATGATGCAGCTTATTATGAACCAAACAGCTATGATAATAGCCCAAAAGAAGACAAAAGCTATCTTGAACCTGATTTAGTCTTAGAAGGCGTAGCACAAAGATATGCTCCACTAGATAATGACTTTTATACTCAACCAAGAGCTTTATTTAATCTTATGAATGATGATCAAAAAACTCAACTTTTTCATAATATCGCCACTTCTATGGAGGGAGTTGATGAAAAAATTATCACTAGAGCTTTAGAACATTTTGAAAAAATTTCACCTGATTATGCAAAAGGAATTAAAAAAGCTTTAGAAAAATAATTTTTACTTGCCACTTTTGGTGGCAAACTAAAGATTATAATAATTAAGGAAAAACAATGACAACTCTTAGTTTAGAAGAAGAAAAAAGATTTGAAGAGCTTTGCAAAATGGCTTTTAATTTTGCAAGAAATAATGAATGTGAAAATCTTAAAATCATGATAGAAGCAGGTTTAAATGTAAATTTAAAAACTCATAAAGGCGATAGCTTGCTTATGCTTGCAGCTTATAATAATTCTTATGAAAGCGCTAAAATGCTTTTAGAAAAAGGTGCAAAAGTGGATGAAAAAAATGATCGCGGACAAACCCCATTAGCGGGAGTTTGTTTTAAAGGATACTTACCTATGTGTGAACTTTTAGTTAAATATGGAGCAAATATTGATGAAAACAATGGTTTAGGAATGACACCTTATACTTTTGCTATTATGTTTGGACGCAAAGATGTGGCAGAATTTTTACTCAAAAAATCTAAAAATAATTTTTTAAAGAAAATAAGCCTAAAAATACTAAAATTTATCAAAAAATTTTAGTTATTTTTTAAATTTCTTCAGATACCTATAGACACTAGGTTCTGAAATTTTTAAAAATTTTGCTACGATAGGAACCGCCCCTTTTATATTAAAAATACCTTTTTCATATAGCTTTTCAGCAATTTCTTCTTTTTGAGTAATGCTTAATTGATAATCAGAATTTAAATAACTAGAATCTACGCTTTGAACTAAAATATCCTCTATCGAGTGACTTAATGTTTCTATACTTGAATCATTTTGAGAAAAACTAATATTTCCTAAAATATCACCCATATCTCCAATTTTTTCTAAATCAATCATCTTGCATATTAAATCTCTCATAATGCTAGTATCATGATTGATACACAAAATACCTACTAATTTGTCATGATTTTTAATAAAAAAAGTAGATCCTCTAATTAATTTTGATTTTCCAACAAGAGCCTTATAATCACATAAAAAATCTTTTTCTAAATATTTTTTATTTTGCATAAGCTCACTTGCAAAAGCAGTCAAGGGAGAATCTAAACTTCTTCCACTAATATGACTGTTAGCAATTGCTGCAATATAGGCCCCATCTTCAGTAATTACATGAAAAACTATCTCATATTGCTCACCTAAAACTTCTCCTAAAAAATATGTCAACTTTATAAATTGTTGTTTTTGTCCCTCATCCATAAAACTGCCTTCAATAAAAAATTAATATAATATTAAATTCTACTCTTTATACTTTAAAACATTTCTTAAAAATAAAATTTTATTATTATGATAATAAACTATTGACAAATTATTATTGTAGTGATAAAATGCATTCTGCTTAATCTATATTTAACAAAGGAGAATTCATGTCAAACTATCCAAAGGCCATTGGTCCATACTCAGCTTACAGAGAAGTAAATGGACTTTTATTTATATCAGGACAACTTCCTATCAACCCTGCTTCAGGAGAAATAGAAAGCTCTGATATCAAAGAACAAACCAAACAATCTTTAAAAAATATCGGTGCTATCTTAGAAGAAAATGGTATCAGTTATGATAAAGTGATTAAAACCACTTGCTTTTTAGCTGATATTAATGATTTTGTAGCATTCAATGAAATTTATGCTGAATTTTTTAAAGCTCCTTATCCAGCAAGAAGTGCTTTTGCGGTAAAAGATCTACCAAAAAAAGCTAAAGTAGAGAT encodes:
- a CDS encoding Cj1386 family hemin-binding protein, translated to MTTLSLEEEKRFEELCKMAFNFARNNECENLKIMIEAGLNVNLKTHKGDSLLMLAAYNNSYESAKMLLEKGAKVDEKNDRGQTPLAGVCFKGYLPMCELLVKYGANIDENNGLGMTPYTFAIMFGRKDVAEFLLKKSKNNFLKKISLKILKFIKKF
- a CDS encoding transcriptional regulator, which gives rise to MDEGQKQQFIKLTYFLGEVLGEQYEIVFHVITEDGAYIAAIANSHISGRSLDSPLTAFASELMQNKKYLEKDFLCDYKALVGKSKLIRGSTFFIKNHDKLVGILCINHDTSIMRDLICKMIDLEKIGDMGDILGNISFSQNDSSIETLSHSIEDILVQSVDSSYLNSDYQLSITQKEEIAEKLYEKGIFNIKGAVPIVAKFLKISEPSVYRYLKKFKK
- a CDS encoding RidA family protein translates to MSNYPKAIGPYSAYREVNGLLFISGQLPINPASGEIESSDIKEQTKQSLKNIGAILEENGISYDKVIKTTCFLADINDFVAFNEIYAEFFKAPYPARSAFAVKDLPKKAKVEIEIIAQKG